One Struthio camelus isolate bStrCam1 chromosome 10, bStrCam1.hap1, whole genome shotgun sequence genomic region harbors:
- the CBFA2T3 gene encoding protein CBFA2T3 isoform X2 yields the protein MPDSPADVKTQSRSTPPSMPPPAVTQGATRHPSFTPNTIMNGSSHSPTAINGAPSTPNGFSNGPATSSTASLSNHQLPPACGARQLSKLKRFLTTLQQFGNDISPEIGERVRTLVLGLVNSTLTIEEFHAKLQEATNFPLRPFVIPFLKANLPLLQRELLHCARLAKQTPAQYLAQHEQLLLDANASSPVDSAELLLEVGESGKRRTPDRTKENGLDRDPPHAEHLSKRPCTMSPAQRYSPSNGLSHPPNGLAHPAAPLAQHYRLEDMAMAHHYRDAYRHADPRERHRQAAVHGARQEEVIDHRLTDREWAEEWKHLNNLLNCIMDMVEKTRRSLTVLRRCQEADREELNHWIRRYSDAEDMKKGSAPPARPHNGSAGSEPPQLDAHREFVPRPLSGYMPEEIWRKAEEAVNEVKRQAMSELQKAVSDAERKAHELITTERAKMERALAEAKRQASEDALTVVNQQEDSSESCWNCGRKASETCSGCNTARYCGSFCQHKDWEKHHHVCGQTLQGLPAPGAPAPGAGLPLGSAQPDAAALAGSPGETGSAAASRAGTPATPAPLESASR from the exons ATGCCTGACTCCCCGGCCGACGTGAAGACGCAGTCCAGGTCGACGCCGCCCAGCATGCCGCCGCCGGCCGTCACGCAGGGCGCCACGCGCCACCCCTCCTTCACGCCAAACACCA TAATGaacgggagcagccactcgccGACGGCCATCAATGGGGCTCCGTCCACCCCCAACGGCTTCAGCAACGGGCCGGCCACCTCCTCCACCGCCTCCCTCTCCAACCACCAGCTGCCGCCGGCCTGCGGCGCCCGCCAGCTCAGCAAGCTCAAGCGCTTCCTCACCACGCTGCAGCAGTTCGGCAACGACATCTCGCCCGAGATCGGGGAGCGGGTGCGCACGCTCGTCCTGGGGCTCGTG AACTCCACGCTCACCATCGAGGAGTTTCACGCCAAGCTCCAGGAGGCCACCAACTTCCCGCTGCGGCCCTTCGTCATCCCCTTCCTCAAG GCCAACCTGCCGCTGCTGCAGCGCGAGCTGCTGCACTGCGCCCGCCTGGCCAAGCAGACGCCGGCGCAGTACCTGGCGCAGCacgagcagctgctgctggacgcCAACGCCTCCTCGCCCGTCGACTCCGCCGAGCTGCTCCTGGAGGTCGGCGAGAGCGGCAAGAGGAGGACGCCAGACAG GACCAAAGAGAACGGCTTGGACCGAGACCCTCCGCACGCCGAGCACCTCAGCAAGCGGCCGTGCACCATGAGCCCCGCGCAGCGGTACAGCCCCAGCAACGGGCTGAGCCACCCGCCCAACGGGCTGGcgcaccccgccgcccccctggCCCAGCACTACCGCCTGGAGGACATGGCCATGGCGCACCACTACCGCGACGCCTACCGGCACGCCGACCCCCGCGAGCGCCACCGGCAAGCGG CGGTGCACGGGGCGCGCCAGGAGGAGGTGATCGATCACAGGCTCACCGACCGGGAGTGGGCGGAGGAGTGGAAACACCTCAACAAC ctgctcAACTGCATCATGGACATGGTGGAAAAGACCCGTCGGTCCCTCACGGTGCTGCGGCGGTGCCAGGAAGCCGACCGCGAGGAGCTCAACCACTGGATCCGGCGCTACAGCGACGCCGAGGACATGAAGAAGGgcagcgcgccgcccgcccgtccCCACAACGGCTCCGCCGGCTCCGAGCCTCCCCAGTTAG ACGCTCACCGGGAGTTCGTGCCGCGGCCCCTCTCCGGTTACATGCCCGAGGAGATCTGGAGGAAGGCTG AAGAAGCTGTGAACGAGGTGAAGCGGCAGGCCATGTCCGAGCTGCAGAAGGCCGTGTCGGACGCCGAGCGCAAAGCCCACGAGCTCATCACCACGGAGCGAGCCAAGATGGAGCGAGCCCTGGCCGAGGCCAAGCGCCAGGCGTCGGAGGACGCGCTGACCGTCGTCAATCAGCAGGAGGACTCGAGCGAG AGCTGCTGGAACTGCGGGCGCAAAGCCAGCGAGACCTGCAGCGGCTGCAACACGGCGCGCTACTGCGGCTCCTTCTGCCAGCACAAGGATTGGGAGAAGCACCACCACGTCTGCGGGCAGACTCTGCAGGgcctgccggccccgggcgccccggccccgggcgccgggcTGCCGCTGGGCTCGGCGCAGCCCGACGCCGCGGCcctcgccggcagccccggcgagacgggctcggcggcggcgtcGCGCGCCGGCACGCCGGCCACCCCGGCCCCGCTGGAGAGCGCGTCCCGCTAa
- the CBFA2T3 gene encoding protein CBFA2T3 isoform X3: MPAGPSKLDGRPSSPTRCARTGQDNAEKRATTMPDSPADVKTQSRSTPPSMPPPAVTQGATRHPSFTPNTNRDAGPPTFLPRGRFHGCLKWSMVCLLMNGSSHSPTAINGAPSTPNGFSNGPATSSTASLSNHQLPPACGARQLSKLKRFLTTLQQFGNDISPEIGERVRTLVLGLVNSTLTIEEFHAKLQEATNFPLRPFVIPFLKANLPLLQRELLHCARLAKQTPAQYLAQHEQLLLDANASSPVDSAELLLEVGESGKRRTPDRTKENGLDRDPPHAEHLSKRPCTMSPAQRYSPSNGLSHPPNGLAHPAAPLAQHYRLEDMAMAHHYRDAYRHADPRERHRQAAVHGARQEEVIDHRLTDREWAEEWKHLNNLLNCIMDMVEKTRRSLTVLRRCQEADREELNHWIRRYSDAEDMKKGSAPPARPHNGSAGSEPPQLDAHREFVPRPLSGYMPEEIWRKAEEAVNEVKRQAMSELQKAVSDAERKAHELITTERAKMERALAEAKRQASEDALTVVNQQEDSSESCWNCGRKASETCSGCNTARYCGSFCQHKDWEKHHHVCGQTLQGLPAPGAPAPGAGLPLGSAQPDAAALAGSPGETGSAAASRAGTPATPAPLESASR, from the exons ATAACGCGGAGAAGCGGGCCACCACCATGCCTGACTCCCCGGCCGACGTGAAGACGCAGTCCAGGTCGACGCCGCCCAGCATGCCGCCGCCGGCCGTCACGCAGGGCGCCACGCGCCACCCCTCCTTCACGCCAAACACCA ATCGAGACGCCGGACCGCCGACGTTTCTGCCTCGCGGCCGTTTTCATGGTTGCTTGAAATGGTCGATGGTCTGTCTTT TAATGaacgggagcagccactcgccGACGGCCATCAATGGGGCTCCGTCCACCCCCAACGGCTTCAGCAACGGGCCGGCCACCTCCTCCACCGCCTCCCTCTCCAACCACCAGCTGCCGCCGGCCTGCGGCGCCCGCCAGCTCAGCAAGCTCAAGCGCTTCCTCACCACGCTGCAGCAGTTCGGCAACGACATCTCGCCCGAGATCGGGGAGCGGGTGCGCACGCTCGTCCTGGGGCTCGTG AACTCCACGCTCACCATCGAGGAGTTTCACGCCAAGCTCCAGGAGGCCACCAACTTCCCGCTGCGGCCCTTCGTCATCCCCTTCCTCAAG GCCAACCTGCCGCTGCTGCAGCGCGAGCTGCTGCACTGCGCCCGCCTGGCCAAGCAGACGCCGGCGCAGTACCTGGCGCAGCacgagcagctgctgctggacgcCAACGCCTCCTCGCCCGTCGACTCCGCCGAGCTGCTCCTGGAGGTCGGCGAGAGCGGCAAGAGGAGGACGCCAGACAG GACCAAAGAGAACGGCTTGGACCGAGACCCTCCGCACGCCGAGCACCTCAGCAAGCGGCCGTGCACCATGAGCCCCGCGCAGCGGTACAGCCCCAGCAACGGGCTGAGCCACCCGCCCAACGGGCTGGcgcaccccgccgcccccctggCCCAGCACTACCGCCTGGAGGACATGGCCATGGCGCACCACTACCGCGACGCCTACCGGCACGCCGACCCCCGCGAGCGCCACCGGCAAGCGG CGGTGCACGGGGCGCGCCAGGAGGAGGTGATCGATCACAGGCTCACCGACCGGGAGTGGGCGGAGGAGTGGAAACACCTCAACAAC ctgctcAACTGCATCATGGACATGGTGGAAAAGACCCGTCGGTCCCTCACGGTGCTGCGGCGGTGCCAGGAAGCCGACCGCGAGGAGCTCAACCACTGGATCCGGCGCTACAGCGACGCCGAGGACATGAAGAAGGgcagcgcgccgcccgcccgtccCCACAACGGCTCCGCCGGCTCCGAGCCTCCCCAGTTAG ACGCTCACCGGGAGTTCGTGCCGCGGCCCCTCTCCGGTTACATGCCCGAGGAGATCTGGAGGAAGGCTG AAGAAGCTGTGAACGAGGTGAAGCGGCAGGCCATGTCCGAGCTGCAGAAGGCCGTGTCGGACGCCGAGCGCAAAGCCCACGAGCTCATCACCACGGAGCGAGCCAAGATGGAGCGAGCCCTGGCCGAGGCCAAGCGCCAGGCGTCGGAGGACGCGCTGACCGTCGTCAATCAGCAGGAGGACTCGAGCGAG AGCTGCTGGAACTGCGGGCGCAAAGCCAGCGAGACCTGCAGCGGCTGCAACACGGCGCGCTACTGCGGCTCCTTCTGCCAGCACAAGGATTGGGAGAAGCACCACCACGTCTGCGGGCAGACTCTGCAGGgcctgccggccccgggcgccccggccccgggcgccgggcTGCCGCTGGGCTCGGCGCAGCCCGACGCCGCGGCcctcgccggcagccccggcgagacgggctcggcggcggcgtcGCGCGCCGGCACGCCGGCCACCCCGGCCCCGCTGGAGAGCGCGTCCCGCTAa
- the CBFA2T3 gene encoding protein CBFA2T3 isoform X1 yields the protein MPDSPADVKTQSRSTPPSMPPPAVTQGATRHPSFTPNTNRDAGPPTFLPRGRFHGCLKWSMVCLLMNGSSHSPTAINGAPSTPNGFSNGPATSSTASLSNHQLPPACGARQLSKLKRFLTTLQQFGNDISPEIGERVRTLVLGLVNSTLTIEEFHAKLQEATNFPLRPFVIPFLKANLPLLQRELLHCARLAKQTPAQYLAQHEQLLLDANASSPVDSAELLLEVGESGKRRTPDRTKENGLDRDPPHAEHLSKRPCTMSPAQRYSPSNGLSHPPNGLAHPAAPLAQHYRLEDMAMAHHYRDAYRHADPRERHRQAAVHGARQEEVIDHRLTDREWAEEWKHLNNLLNCIMDMVEKTRRSLTVLRRCQEADREELNHWIRRYSDAEDMKKGSAPPARPHNGSAGSEPPQLDAHREFVPRPLSGYMPEEIWRKAEEAVNEVKRQAMSELQKAVSDAERKAHELITTERAKMERALAEAKRQASEDALTVVNQQEDSSESCWNCGRKASETCSGCNTARYCGSFCQHKDWEKHHHVCGQTLQGLPAPGAPAPGAGLPLGSAQPDAAALAGSPGETGSAAASRAGTPATPAPLESASR from the exons ATGCCTGACTCCCCGGCCGACGTGAAGACGCAGTCCAGGTCGACGCCGCCCAGCATGCCGCCGCCGGCCGTCACGCAGGGCGCCACGCGCCACCCCTCCTTCACGCCAAACACCA ATCGAGACGCCGGACCGCCGACGTTTCTGCCTCGCGGCCGTTTTCATGGTTGCTTGAAATGGTCGATGGTCTGTCTTT TAATGaacgggagcagccactcgccGACGGCCATCAATGGGGCTCCGTCCACCCCCAACGGCTTCAGCAACGGGCCGGCCACCTCCTCCACCGCCTCCCTCTCCAACCACCAGCTGCCGCCGGCCTGCGGCGCCCGCCAGCTCAGCAAGCTCAAGCGCTTCCTCACCACGCTGCAGCAGTTCGGCAACGACATCTCGCCCGAGATCGGGGAGCGGGTGCGCACGCTCGTCCTGGGGCTCGTG AACTCCACGCTCACCATCGAGGAGTTTCACGCCAAGCTCCAGGAGGCCACCAACTTCCCGCTGCGGCCCTTCGTCATCCCCTTCCTCAAG GCCAACCTGCCGCTGCTGCAGCGCGAGCTGCTGCACTGCGCCCGCCTGGCCAAGCAGACGCCGGCGCAGTACCTGGCGCAGCacgagcagctgctgctggacgcCAACGCCTCCTCGCCCGTCGACTCCGCCGAGCTGCTCCTGGAGGTCGGCGAGAGCGGCAAGAGGAGGACGCCAGACAG GACCAAAGAGAACGGCTTGGACCGAGACCCTCCGCACGCCGAGCACCTCAGCAAGCGGCCGTGCACCATGAGCCCCGCGCAGCGGTACAGCCCCAGCAACGGGCTGAGCCACCCGCCCAACGGGCTGGcgcaccccgccgcccccctggCCCAGCACTACCGCCTGGAGGACATGGCCATGGCGCACCACTACCGCGACGCCTACCGGCACGCCGACCCCCGCGAGCGCCACCGGCAAGCGG CGGTGCACGGGGCGCGCCAGGAGGAGGTGATCGATCACAGGCTCACCGACCGGGAGTGGGCGGAGGAGTGGAAACACCTCAACAAC ctgctcAACTGCATCATGGACATGGTGGAAAAGACCCGTCGGTCCCTCACGGTGCTGCGGCGGTGCCAGGAAGCCGACCGCGAGGAGCTCAACCACTGGATCCGGCGCTACAGCGACGCCGAGGACATGAAGAAGGgcagcgcgccgcccgcccgtccCCACAACGGCTCCGCCGGCTCCGAGCCTCCCCAGTTAG ACGCTCACCGGGAGTTCGTGCCGCGGCCCCTCTCCGGTTACATGCCCGAGGAGATCTGGAGGAAGGCTG AAGAAGCTGTGAACGAGGTGAAGCGGCAGGCCATGTCCGAGCTGCAGAAGGCCGTGTCGGACGCCGAGCGCAAAGCCCACGAGCTCATCACCACGGAGCGAGCCAAGATGGAGCGAGCCCTGGCCGAGGCCAAGCGCCAGGCGTCGGAGGACGCGCTGACCGTCGTCAATCAGCAGGAGGACTCGAGCGAG AGCTGCTGGAACTGCGGGCGCAAAGCCAGCGAGACCTGCAGCGGCTGCAACACGGCGCGCTACTGCGGCTCCTTCTGCCAGCACAAGGATTGGGAGAAGCACCACCACGTCTGCGGGCAGACTCTGCAGGgcctgccggccccgggcgccccggccccgggcgccgggcTGCCGCTGGGCTCGGCGCAGCCCGACGCCGCGGCcctcgccggcagccccggcgagacgggctcggcggcggcgtcGCGCGCCGGCACGCCGGCCACCCCGGCCCCGCTGGAGAGCGCGTCCCGCTAa
- the PABPN1L gene encoding embryonic polyadenylate-binding protein 2, whose translation MFGARASPLFLDTSGIWWQDPPSLAAVEESWDVAEMAALQKAVGEDSDLSRLEGDSAEELGVQDPELEAIKARVREMEKEDERLKELQLEAESRFIMSSEAGLFPKTTEEKMEVDQRSIYVGNVDYGGTAEELESHFNSCGQINRVTILCDKFSGHPKGYAYIEFEEKSSVKAAVELDESVFRGRIIKVLPKRTNMPGISSTDRGGYRGRFHPRGGLSQRGSYYGGQRSRVRGRTYRGRARVLPWYFPY comes from the exons ATGTTCGGGGCCCGGGCGAG CCCTCTCTTCCTGGACACTTCTGGGATCTGGTGGCAGGACCCACCATCCCTGGCAGCAGTGGAGGAGTCCTGGGATGTGGCAGAGatggcagctctgcagaaggcTGTAGGGGAAGACTCGGACCTGAGCCGCCTGGAGGGGGACAGTGCGgaggagctgggtgtgcaggACCCA GAGTTGGAAGCCATCAAAGCCAGAGTGCGGGAGATGGAGAAAGAGGATGAGAGGCTGAAGGAGTTGCAGCTGGAAGCTGAGAGCCGCTTCATCATGAGCTCGGAGGCAG GTCTGTTCCCAAAGACGACAGAGGAGAAAATGGAGGTTGACCAGCGATCCATCTATGTGGGCAAT GTGGACTATGGTGGgactgcagaggagctggaaTCTCACTTCAACAGCTGTGGGCAGATCAACCGGGTGACCATCCTCTGTGACAAGTTCTCGGGACACCCCAAAGG GTATGCGTACATCGAGTTTGAAGAGAAGAGCTCTGTGAAGGCAGCAGTGGAGCTGGACGAGAGCGTGTTCAGAGGCCGTATCATTAAG GTGCTGCCCAAGAGAACCAACATGCCGGGCATCAGCAGCACTGACCGTGGGGGCTACCGGGGCCGCTTCCACCCCCGGGGAGGGCTCTCCCAGCGAGGAAGCTATTACGGAGGACAACGCTCACGGGTGCGAGGGAGGACATACAG GGGTCGGGCAAGAGTGCTGCCTTGGTATTTTCCATACTAA
- the CBFA2T3 gene encoding protein CBFA2T3 isoform X4: protein MPAGPSKLDGRPSSPTRCARTGQDNAEKRATTMPDSPADVKTQSRSTPPSMPPPAVTQGATRHPSFTPNTIMNGSSHSPTAINGAPSTPNGFSNGPATSSTASLSNHQLPPACGARQLSKLKRFLTTLQQFGNDISPEIGERVRTLVLGLVNSTLTIEEFHAKLQEATNFPLRPFVIPFLKANLPLLQRELLHCARLAKQTPAQYLAQHEQLLLDANASSPVDSAELLLEVGESGKRRTPDRTKENGLDRDPPHAEHLSKRPCTMSPAQRYSPSNGLSHPPNGLAHPAAPLAQHYRLEDMAMAHHYRDAYRHADPRERHRQAAVHGARQEEVIDHRLTDREWAEEWKHLNNLLNCIMDMVEKTRRSLTVLRRCQEADREELNHWIRRYSDAEDMKKGSAPPARPHNGSAGSEPPQLDAHREFVPRPLSGYMPEEIWRKAEEAVNEVKRQAMSELQKAVSDAERKAHELITTERAKMERALAEAKRQASEDALTVVNQQEDSSESCWNCGRKASETCSGCNTARYCGSFCQHKDWEKHHHVCGQTLQGLPAPGAPAPGAGLPLGSAQPDAAALAGSPGETGSAAASRAGTPATPAPLESASR, encoded by the exons ATAACGCGGAGAAGCGGGCCACCACCATGCCTGACTCCCCGGCCGACGTGAAGACGCAGTCCAGGTCGACGCCGCCCAGCATGCCGCCGCCGGCCGTCACGCAGGGCGCCACGCGCCACCCCTCCTTCACGCCAAACACCA TAATGaacgggagcagccactcgccGACGGCCATCAATGGGGCTCCGTCCACCCCCAACGGCTTCAGCAACGGGCCGGCCACCTCCTCCACCGCCTCCCTCTCCAACCACCAGCTGCCGCCGGCCTGCGGCGCCCGCCAGCTCAGCAAGCTCAAGCGCTTCCTCACCACGCTGCAGCAGTTCGGCAACGACATCTCGCCCGAGATCGGGGAGCGGGTGCGCACGCTCGTCCTGGGGCTCGTG AACTCCACGCTCACCATCGAGGAGTTTCACGCCAAGCTCCAGGAGGCCACCAACTTCCCGCTGCGGCCCTTCGTCATCCCCTTCCTCAAG GCCAACCTGCCGCTGCTGCAGCGCGAGCTGCTGCACTGCGCCCGCCTGGCCAAGCAGACGCCGGCGCAGTACCTGGCGCAGCacgagcagctgctgctggacgcCAACGCCTCCTCGCCCGTCGACTCCGCCGAGCTGCTCCTGGAGGTCGGCGAGAGCGGCAAGAGGAGGACGCCAGACAG GACCAAAGAGAACGGCTTGGACCGAGACCCTCCGCACGCCGAGCACCTCAGCAAGCGGCCGTGCACCATGAGCCCCGCGCAGCGGTACAGCCCCAGCAACGGGCTGAGCCACCCGCCCAACGGGCTGGcgcaccccgccgcccccctggCCCAGCACTACCGCCTGGAGGACATGGCCATGGCGCACCACTACCGCGACGCCTACCGGCACGCCGACCCCCGCGAGCGCCACCGGCAAGCGG CGGTGCACGGGGCGCGCCAGGAGGAGGTGATCGATCACAGGCTCACCGACCGGGAGTGGGCGGAGGAGTGGAAACACCTCAACAAC ctgctcAACTGCATCATGGACATGGTGGAAAAGACCCGTCGGTCCCTCACGGTGCTGCGGCGGTGCCAGGAAGCCGACCGCGAGGAGCTCAACCACTGGATCCGGCGCTACAGCGACGCCGAGGACATGAAGAAGGgcagcgcgccgcccgcccgtccCCACAACGGCTCCGCCGGCTCCGAGCCTCCCCAGTTAG ACGCTCACCGGGAGTTCGTGCCGCGGCCCCTCTCCGGTTACATGCCCGAGGAGATCTGGAGGAAGGCTG AAGAAGCTGTGAACGAGGTGAAGCGGCAGGCCATGTCCGAGCTGCAGAAGGCCGTGTCGGACGCCGAGCGCAAAGCCCACGAGCTCATCACCACGGAGCGAGCCAAGATGGAGCGAGCCCTGGCCGAGGCCAAGCGCCAGGCGTCGGAGGACGCGCTGACCGTCGTCAATCAGCAGGAGGACTCGAGCGAG AGCTGCTGGAACTGCGGGCGCAAAGCCAGCGAGACCTGCAGCGGCTGCAACACGGCGCGCTACTGCGGCTCCTTCTGCCAGCACAAGGATTGGGAGAAGCACCACCACGTCTGCGGGCAGACTCTGCAGGgcctgccggccccgggcgccccggccccgggcgccgggcTGCCGCTGGGCTCGGCGCAGCCCGACGCCGCGGCcctcgccggcagccccggcgagacgggctcggcggcggcgtcGCGCGCCGGCACGCCGGCCACCCCGGCCCCGCTGGAGAGCGCGTCCCGCTAa